From the Geminocystis sp. M7585_C2015_104 genome, the window GTCCACAACAATCCCCTCGTCAACTTCTCAGCCAAAATCCTGGAGATTGACGCTTTTTCTCCTGTAAAACGGAAGCAACTTTTGGTCACAATTTTAAACGAATGGAATTTTTTGATTTTTGAACTAAAACAAGCTAAAATAGAGGAGGATGTTCTGAAAAAATCAGCTAGGTATTACCTGAAAAGAATCTGGTGGGGCTCCCTAAAAAAATTTCTGAATATAACTGGAATCATGGCGGAGGAAATAGACGTTATAAACCCGGAGGAAACAGAGGTAGGCAGCTACGAGGAGAAACTGTATTCTATTCCCTTCGTAGAAGATTTGTTGGCCTATCAGGTGTTAGATAAACCTTTGGTTATAGACGGCATAATTTACGAGAAAGAGAAGGAGGAAAGCAGAGAAATAGCAGAAATAATAATGACGAACCTAATTATAACCATAGCTAACTGTGTAGGAGCATTTATTCTGAATGAATATGCGGAAAATCCAGAAGTAAGACAGGTCCTGTTGGAAAAGCAATGGAAATCGTCCAGAAAATTGGCAATGTTTCGGAATAACTTGGTTTGGGAGTATAGAAAAGAAAAATACTGGTCAAATCCTAAAAACATATTTGAAGATAAATATGAACTGTTGATATTGACGGAAAAAGGAATAGAAACCTACACTGTTAACCATCCCCGCCACCGGGAGTTGAAAGAATTAAAGGGAATACCCTGGCTAGTAACCATAATGATCGAGTTGAGAGATAGTCTTTCCAGAGGAGTGAAATCCTTTGGAGATTTTTTAGGAAAACTGCTAGTATACTTGTTAACGGAGGTGCTGGGTAGAGGGATAGGACTCATAGGTAAGGGCATCCTCCAGGGAATAGGAAGTAGAATTAGAAATTAGAAGGGAATATTTTTAACTGTTTGGGAATGAAAAAATGAACACCGACAATGGCAACCTGACAATGAAAACTAATAGGAAAAGAAAAAAAAACACCATTGTAAACCTTTTGACCAGTCTTTTTTTAGTATTTGAGGGAATATCCCTGGGCAATGTAGCCTTGGCACAATCTAGACGCGAGAGTGTTTTAACCTATGGACAACTCCTTCAGCTAGTGGAAAAACGGCAGGTAAATAGAATTGTGATAGAAAAGAATACAGGAACAGCAAGGGTGTATCTGAGAAATAACCGGCAACAGTCCCCGTTAAAGGTGTACATATTCTACCATAATCCAGAACTGGTTCAAAAAACAAGGGAAAAGGGAATAGACTTAGTAGTAGAAGCCAATACCGCCAATGGAGATGCCATCATCAACACCCTCCAGTTTGTATTATTGTTGTCTCTGATTATTGGTCTATTTGTCCTGATAAGAAGATCGGCCAATGCGGCGGCGGGGGCAATGAATTTTGGCAAATCTCGTGCCAGATTCCAAATGCAAGCCTCTACAGGAGTGGCTTTCAAAGATGTAGCCGGCATTGACGAGGCTAAGGAGGAATTGCAGGAGATAGTGGCTTTCCTGAAAAACCCAGAGAAATTCACTGCCATAGGCGCTAAAATCCCCCGCGGCGTTTTACTGGTAGGCCCTCCCGGCACCGGTAAAACCCTCCTGGCAAAAGCCATCGCCGGTGAAGCTAAAGTTCCATTTTTTAGCATTTCTGGTTCTGAATTTGTAGAAATGTTTGTAGGAGTAGGTGCTTCAAGGGTAAGAGACCTATTCCGCAAGGCCAAAGAAAATGCCCCCTGTATCGTGTTTATTGATGAAATTGATGCAGTAGGGAGACAGAGAGGGATTGGCATTGGTGGGGGCAATGACGAAAGGGAACAAACCCTAAATCAGTTATTGACAGAAATGGATGGCTTTGAAGGCAATACCGGTGTGATTGTCATAGCCGCCACTAATAGGCCAGATGTGTTGGACAGTGCCCTTTTACGCCCCGGTAGATTCGATCGTCAGGTGGTGGTGGACTATCCTGATTTTCATGGACGCTGGGAGATTCTCAAAGTCCATGCCGCCACTAAGAAAATGGCCCCTGATGTCTGTTTGAAGACTATTGCACAACGCACTCCGGGCTTTTCCGGTGCAGATTTAGCCAATCTCCTCAACGAAGCGGCTATCCTAACTGCCAGGAAAAGAAAAGATGCCATCACCATGGTGGAAATTGAAGAAGCCATGGATAGAGTCATCGCCGGGATGGAAGGCACCCCCTTGGTAGATGGTAAAAGTAAACGTCTTATTGCCTATCATGAGGTGGGGCACGCCATAGTAGCTACTCTAACAGAAGGACATGAGCCCGTGGGTAAAGTTACTCTCATCCCCCGTGGACAAGCCAAAGGCCTAACCTGGTTTACCCCCGAAGACGAACAGGGT encodes:
- a CDS encoding DUF3685 domain-containing protein, encoding MSANPLLPPISVILLDEDPIFSLGLREALKTGGFLDINLVATGQLQDIFSLLESYKVDLWLVCLDLEIYPKKVRKFVSELPKISKDYPEINLLLLTIPETMVYDFKLNYLPIVKGYCYKHIPLEQLVEVVRLCGRGGFYQGGKVKPIDGWLNSQLQAGLREIDGQIEKINRLLENHKLSLFDLIYWQGRRRELKVARFLLSRFLPPPAKVADFSYPNNSSPPSPSLIIPENPPETTSIERIRIFPESFLENVHNNPLVNFSAKILEIDAFSPVKRKQLLVTILNEWNFLIFELKQAKIEEDVLKKSARYYLKRIWWGSLKKFLNITGIMAEEIDVINPEETEVGSYEEKLYSIPFVEDLLAYQVLDKPLVIDGIIYEKEKEESREIAEIIMTNLIITIANCVGAFILNEYAENPEVRQVLLEKQWKSSRKLAMFRNNLVWEYRKEKYWSNPKNIFEDKYELLILTEKGIETYTVNHPRHRELKELKGIPWLVTIMIELRDSLSRGVKSFGDFLGKLLVYLLTEVLGRGIGLIGKGILQGIGSRIRN
- the ftsH gene encoding ATP-dependent zinc metalloprotease FtsH — encoded protein: MKTNRKRKKNTIVNLLTSLFLVFEGISLGNVALAQSRRESVLTYGQLLQLVEKRQVNRIVIEKNTGTARVYLRNNRQQSPLKVYIFYHNPELVQKTREKGIDLVVEANTANGDAIINTLQFVLLLSLIIGLFVLIRRSANAAAGAMNFGKSRARFQMQASTGVAFKDVAGIDEAKEELQEIVAFLKNPEKFTAIGAKIPRGVLLVGPPGTGKTLLAKAIAGEAKVPFFSISGSEFVEMFVGVGASRVRDLFRKAKENAPCIVFIDEIDAVGRQRGIGIGGGNDEREQTLNQLLTEMDGFEGNTGVIVIAATNRPDVLDSALLRPGRFDRQVVVDYPDFHGRWEILKVHAATKKMAPDVCLKTIAQRTPGFSGADLANLLNEAAILTARKRKDAITMVEIEEAMDRVIAGMEGTPLVDGKSKRLIAYHEVGHAIVATLTEGHEPVGKVTLIPRGQAKGLTWFTPEDEQGLMTKKQLYARITGLLGGRAAEEVVFGVDEITTGAANDIEKVTYLARQMVTKFGMSQLGVLALEGEEHPIYLGNDPLNRTEYSQEIAQKIDEKIREIVLQCYEKAKNTIRENRPVIDHIVDLLIEKETIDGDTFRQILRDYSNLPVKAH